A window of the Lactuca sativa cultivar Salinas chromosome 5, Lsat_Salinas_v11, whole genome shotgun sequence genome harbors these coding sequences:
- the LOC128126134 gene encoding uncharacterized protein LOC128126134, with protein MIPAVRACGFALRKNKDLPRMKRWSGTKKLKWVDVNKIWSKMQEGLPPRQNMLPGDGEMTSFYYMSFQEYVYGEGKAVPSPVRDHFRRQDESSSSMSSSGRSHGRGRGSGKHKLDELLKRVHALEQHVFMNRQPTEVFVEEVNNEQFWNDIFFEEPTVSQRNYDEQVLEESTRYAGNKFDDDVCDVNDYSEVKEE; from the exons atgattccggctgttcgtgcatgtggatttgcattgagaaaaaataaagactTGCCTCGGATGAAAAGATGGAGcggaacaaaaaaattgaaatgggttgacgtgaacaagatttggtcaaagatgcag gaggggctaccaccaagacaaaacatgttaccgggtgatggtgagatgacatctttttattatatgtcatttcaagagtatgtatatggtgaagggaaagcagttccatccccagtacgggaccattttaggagacaagacgaatcttcgtctagtatgtcgtccAGTGGTCGCTCTCATGGTAGAGGTCGGGGCAGTGGGAAACACAAGCTAGACGAGTTGTTGAAACGGGTACATGCACTGGAGCAGCATGTGTTTATGAACCGACAACCTACAGaggtttttgttgaagaagtgaataatGAACAATTTTGGAACGACATTTTTTTTGAGGAACCGACAGTGTCACAAAGAAATTATGATGAACAG gtgttggaggagAGTACTCGgtatgcggggaacaaatttgatgatgatgtgtgtGATGTAAACGATTATAGTGAAGTTAAAGAG GAGTGA